A region from the Aegilops tauschii subsp. strangulata cultivar AL8/78 chromosome 5, Aet v6.0, whole genome shotgun sequence genome encodes:
- the LOC109769582 gene encoding protein NRT1/ PTR FAMILY 2.3, giving the protein MADAGTESSPRSQPKPSDQEGQASGETKQGGWITLPFIAGSMVGLGLAINGTTSNLQIYLIKEYHVESIDAAQIANIVRGSLNFLPVAGAILSDSYLGCFPVILAGAAINVLSFVLFTLSAALPSLRPPHCPAPSAACQRGTAGQLAVLYAAVSLLAIGTGGTRFNVATMGADQFGGARDQDTFFNWYFVFLYASFLIGDTAIVYIQDGVSWALGFAVCLAATAFSLVLFLLGTRYYRMPAAKGSPYSELARVVVAAVRKAPVHVGALGPVRYYVGDNAVADSAGEGAPSKRLSFLNRAAMITTTDDPMDDASGGRRASGWRLCRVQQVEDLKSLLGVFPLWSSGIMLSVSIGVVIGMIILQALAMDRSLGPRFKIPAGSITVCSLVAFIAVTPVLDRAVFPLWRRITGMPPSPLQRVGLGHVVNIAGMVVAALVERRRLSVVRAHDGADAAAGWVTPMSVLWLLLPLGVVGIGEALHFPGNMAFYYLEFPKTLRSLATAMAPLLIAMGFYLSTVFVDVVRRVTAWLPGNVNHARLDNVYWTVAVAVTLNFGYFLICASRYKYQNQSTTVVM; this is encoded by the exons ATGGCAGACGCAGGGACGGAGAGTTCGCCGAGATCTCAGCCCAAACCATCCGACCAAGAAGGGCAAGCCAGTGGAGAGACGAAGCAAGGAGGGTGGATCACCCTCCCCTTCATAGCCG GGAGCATGGTTGGGCTGGGGCTGGCCATCAACGGCACCACCAGCAACCTGCAGATTTACCTCATCAAGGAGTACCACGTGGAGAGCATCGACGCGGCGCAGATCGCCAACATCGTCCGCGGCTCGCTCAACTtcctccccgtcgccggagcCATCCTCTCCGACTCCTACTTGGGTTGCTTCCCGGTCATCCTCGCCGGCGCGGCCATCAATGTTCTG TCCTTCGTACTGTTCACTCTCTCAGCGGCACTGCCGTCCCTGCGGCCGCCGCACTGCCCGGCGCCGTCCGCCGCGTGCCAGCGCGGAACGGCCGGGCAGCTCGCCGTGCTGTACGCCGCTGTGTCCCTTCTAGCCATCGGCACCGGCGGGACGCGTTTCAACGTGGCCACCATGGGCGCGGACCAGTTCGGCGGCGCGCGCGACCAGGACACCTTCTTCAACTGGTACTTTGTCTTCCTCTACGCTTCCTTCCTGATCGGCGACACGGCCATCGTCTACATCCAGGACGGCGTATCCTGGGCCCTGGGCTTCGCCGTCTGCCTCGCCGCGACGGCGTTCAGCCTAGTCCTGTTTCTCCTCGGCACGCGGTACTACCGGATGCCCGCGGCGAAGGGCAGCCCATACTCCGAGCTGGCCCGCGTCGTAGTGGCCGCCGTGCGCAAGGCTCCCGTCCATGTCGGCGCGCTAGGTCCCGTGCGGTACTACGTGGGagacaatgccgtcgcggactCGGCCGGCGAGGGCGCTCCAAGTAAACGACTAAG CTTTCTTAATCGTGCCGCCATGATCACCACCACCGACGACCCCATGGATGATGCGTCCGGTGGCCGTCGTGCAAGCGGCTGGCGGCTGTGCAGGGTGCAGCAAGTGGAGGATCTCAAGTCCCTGCTCGGCGTCTTCCCGCTGTGGTCATCTGGTATAATGCTCAGCGTGTCCATCGGGGTGGTGATCGGCATGATCATCCTGCAGGCTCTCGCCATGGACCGCTCCCTCGGACCGCGCTTCAAGATCCCAGCAGGGTCCATCACCGTCTGCTCGCTCGTGGCCTTCATCGCCGTCACCCCGGTCCTTGACCGTGCCGTCTTCCCGCTCTGGCGCAGGATCACCGGCATGCCGCCGTCCCCGCTGCAGCGCGTGGGGCTCGGCCACGTCGTGAACATTGCGGGCATGGTGGTCGCAGCTCTGGTGGAGCGCCGAAGGTTGAGCGTCGTGCGCGCGCACGACGGCGCCGATGCGGCGGCCGGCTGGGTCACCCCCATGTCCGTACTGTGGCTCCTGCTTCCTCTTGGTGTCGTGGGGATCGGGGAGGCCCTCCACTTCCCAGGAAACATGGCCTTCTACTATCTGGAGTTCCCCAAGACGTTGCGGAGCTTGGCGACGGCCATGGCGCCGCTGCTCATCGCCATGGGGTTCTACCTCAGCACGGTGTTCGTCGACGTGGTGAGACGGGTCACGGCGTGGCTGCCGGGGAACGTAAACCATGCGAGGCTGGACAACGTGTACTGGACAGTGGCTGTGGCAGTGACTCTGAACTTTGGCTATTTCCTCATTTGTGCCAGCCGATATAAGTATCAAAACCAATCGACCACCGTGGTGATGTAA